The following coding sequences lie in one Methanohalophilus levihalophilus genomic window:
- the cobA gene encoding uroporphyrinogen-III C-methyltransferase has protein sequence MSNSYGKVYLVGSGPGDPELLTLKARRLIDNAKVIVYDQLPGKAILDSMPETAEKIDAGKFAGDHRLTQTAINELLVAKAKEGHDVVRLKGGDPYLFGRGGEEAEVLVKEGIEFEIIPGISAAVAVPAYAGIPVTHREHASMVTFLTGHEDPTKEETGLDWKYLASSPGTLVIFMGVKMLRRNMEELLKNGKEAATPVALIERGTRPDQRVTVGTIADIADIAEKVGVKAPAITVVGDVVNVHQILGTQKV, from the coding sequence ATGAGCAATAGTTATGGAAAGGTTTATCTTGTTGGATCAGGACCTGGTGACCCCGAATTACTTACCCTGAAAGCCCGGAGACTCATCGATAATGCAAAGGTAATAGTCTATGATCAACTTCCCGGCAAAGCTATCCTTGACAGCATGCCGGAGACAGCTGAAAAGATTGATGCCGGAAAATTTGCAGGCGACCATCGATTGACCCAAACAGCAATTAACGAGTTGCTGGTTGCAAAAGCCAAAGAAGGGCATGATGTGGTGAGACTAAAAGGTGGCGACCCATACCTTTTCGGACGTGGAGGGGAAGAAGCCGAAGTCCTCGTAAAAGAAGGTATTGAATTTGAGATCATACCCGGAATCTCTGCAGCTGTTGCAGTACCTGCTTATGCAGGAATTCCTGTTACACACAGGGAACACGCATCAATGGTTACATTCCTGACTGGCCATGAAGATCCTACAAAGGAAGAGACCGGTCTTGACTGGAAATATCTTGCAAGCTCTCCCGGAACATTGGTGATTTTCATGGGAGTCAAAATGCTTCGCAGGAATATGGAAGAATTACTCAAAAACGGAAAAGAAGCGGCTACGCCAGTAGCTCTTATTGAGAGGGGGACACGCCCTGATCAAAGAGTAACAGTGGGAACAATTGCCGATATTGCTGACATTGCGGAAAAAGTAGGAGTTAAAGCACCTGCAATAACTGTAGTCGGTGATGTAGTCAACGTGCACCAAATACTGGGAACACAGAAAGTATGA
- a CDS encoding uroporphyrinogen-III synthase, with amino-acid sequence METENPTIAIMRPEEYLPASKDLAESFGFSVIEAPMIKLEAIRDEIFDTVIDHILSGKSDYAIFTSANGIEHTLNKSGVDREKLIEALNKTNVVAIGPTTKKRLTDIGIEVMGMPGVYSSEGLVEYLCPHIKGKTVDIARSAYGSGLLISGLKKCEAMVYETQVYTLVRPEGEKQKNLMEKILEGKISVFAFTSSMMVRNFFELAKSMDKLGTVKEILNNSVVSAIGGPTAATLGEYGIKTDIQPGKYTFEEMLSTIKKEYF; translated from the coding sequence ATGGAAACTGAAAATCCAACAATTGCTATAATGCGACCTGAGGAATATCTGCCTGCTTCAAAGGACTTGGCAGAATCCTTTGGCTTTAGTGTAATCGAAGCCCCTATGATAAAACTGGAAGCTATCCGGGACGAGATATTCGATACTGTAATAGACCACATTTTGTCCGGCAAATCTGATTATGCGATTTTTACGAGTGCAAACGGAATTGAGCACACACTCAACAAATCTGGTGTTGATAGGGAGAAGCTGATTGAAGCCCTTAACAAGACCAATGTGGTTGCCATCGGGCCTACCACCAAAAAACGACTTACAGACATTGGCATCGAAGTTATGGGAATGCCTGGAGTCTATAGCTCAGAGGGACTCGTGGAATACCTGTGCCCGCACATCAAAGGAAAAACTGTGGATATAGCACGAAGTGCATATGGATCTGGTCTCTTGATATCAGGACTTAAGAAATGTGAGGCTATGGTCTATGAAACCCAGGTTTACACACTTGTACGTCCTGAAGGAGAAAAACAGAAAAACCTGATGGAAAAAATCCTTGAAGGGAAAATCTCTGTCTTTGCATTTACCAGTTCTATGATGGTACGAAACTTCTTTGAACTTGCAAAGTCCATGGATAAACTCGGGACAGTAAAAGAAATCCTGAATAATTCCGTTGTCTCCGCAATTGGCGGACCTACTGCAGCAACCCTCGGAGAATACGGAATCAAAACAGATATCCAACCTGGAAAGTATACCTTTGAGGAGATGCTATCCACAATAAAAAAGGAATATTTCTAA